One stretch of Thermomicrobiales bacterium DNA includes these proteins:
- the mgtE gene encoding magnesium transporter, with amino-acid sequence MPTGTTFDTDELVAQLKSAIDANQPDRVTTLAREAAPNQWAAIVPQLESSELHAMVAILPEDLLIDLLSEIEPIEAARILQTFSHPAAADLLEAMAPDDATDVIDELPADHAEQILIQMEPADAEEIRELLAYPSDSAGGIMTPGFVSISPDLQASQAIAALQRVSEEAETMYYVYVVDELEHLLGVLSLHRLVLTRKDTPMRELMVVDPVRVQATADRETAARLLVDNNLLALPVVDADNRLLGIITQDDVAEVLEDEATEDIERLGGSQPLETPYRFASIPLLFRRRILWLLLLFAAEAYTGTVMRHFEDEIAQVVALAFFVPLLIGTGGNIGSQVTTTLVRAIAVGEVQLRDVRWVLAKEAAVGVILGLVMAVVAFGRAQLLHVGSDVGFVIALTIMCICIWSAAVAAILPLIIDRLKIDPAVVSAPLITTLVDGTGLVIYFTIAKRLLHL; translated from the coding sequence ATGCCAACCGGAACCACCTTCGACACTGACGAGCTCGTGGCGCAGCTCAAGAGCGCCATCGATGCCAACCAGCCCGATCGTGTCACCACGCTTGCGCGCGAAGCGGCCCCGAATCAATGGGCCGCCATCGTCCCGCAGCTCGAATCGTCTGAACTGCACGCAATGGTCGCGATCCTGCCGGAAGATCTCCTGATCGACCTGCTGAGCGAGATCGAACCGATCGAAGCAGCCCGAATTCTGCAAACGTTCTCGCATCCTGCCGCAGCCGATCTGCTCGAAGCAATGGCGCCGGACGACGCCACCGATGTCATCGACGAGCTTCCTGCCGATCACGCCGAGCAAATCCTGATTCAGATGGAACCAGCCGATGCCGAGGAGATCCGCGAGCTGCTGGCCTATCCCTCGGATTCCGCTGGCGGAATCATGACCCCCGGCTTCGTTTCGATCTCGCCCGACCTCCAGGCATCCCAGGCCATTGCCGCGCTGCAGCGTGTCTCCGAAGAAGCCGAGACGATGTATTACGTCTATGTGGTCGATGAACTCGAGCACCTTCTGGGCGTTCTCTCGCTCCATCGGCTCGTCCTGACCCGAAAAGACACTCCCATGCGCGAGCTGATGGTCGTCGATCCGGTGCGTGTTCAGGCCACGGCCGATCGCGAAACAGCCGCCCGCCTGTTGGTCGACAACAACTTGTTGGCGTTGCCGGTAGTCGACGCGGACAATCGTCTGCTCGGCATCATCACGCAAGACGATGTTGCAGAGGTGCTGGAAGACGAGGCCACCGAAGACATTGAGCGGTTGGGCGGTTCGCAGCCGTTGGAAACCCCCTATCGCTTCGCCTCGATTCCGCTGCTTTTTCGACGCCGCATCCTCTGGCTTCTGCTCCTTTTCGCGGCGGAGGCATACACCGGCACTGTCATGCGCCATTTCGAGGACGAGATCGCGCAAGTGGTCGCGCTCGCCTTTTTCGTCCCGCTTCTGATCGGCACCGGCGGAAACATCGGAAGCCAGGTCACGACCACGCTGGTGCGCGCGATTGCGGTTGGCGAAGTTCAACTACGCGATGTGCGTTGGGTGCTCGCCAAAGAGGCCGCGGTGGGAGTCATCCTGGGATTGGTCATGGCCGTTGTCGCCTTCGGGCGGGCGCAGCTTCTGCATGTTGGAAGCGATGTCGGATTTGTAATCGCCTTGACCATTATGTGCATCTGCATCTGGTCGGCGGCCGTCGCGGCGATCCTTCCGCTCATCATCGACCGATTGAAGATCGATCCCGCGGTCGTCTCGGCGCCGTTGATTACCACCCTCGTCGACGGAACCGGCCTGGTGATCTACTTCACCATTGCCAAACGACTGCTGCACCTCTGA
- a CDS encoding DUF305 domain-containing protein, whose product MTLAVSLTTGSWSTLAQTPVSCITPTFATPRATELVFESDLERLDSLIARDAVAMGMANQAMTLVSDSRVRRMALRIIESRAGEIQLMRHVRSLWYPDAQAPTVTASLPYCETSENPDLSFLSAMIDHQRVSVAVLAESRASADHSELSDLARVLLEVRQQEIETMTALLDEISGSAT is encoded by the coding sequence GTGACGCTCGCGGTTTCGCTCACCACTGGTTCGTGGTCGACGCTTGCCCAGACCCCGGTCTCATGCATCACGCCGACATTCGCCACTCCGCGAGCCACTGAGTTGGTGTTCGAAAGTGATCTGGAACGCCTCGATTCGCTCATCGCCCGCGATGCCGTGGCGATGGGGATGGCAAATCAGGCAATGACGCTGGTGAGCGACAGTCGTGTCCGCCGCATGGCGCTTCGCATCATCGAGAGTCGCGCGGGGGAGATCCAGCTCATGCGGCACGTTCGCTCGCTCTGGTACCCGGATGCGCAAGCTCCGACCGTCACAGCGTCCCTTCCGTATTGCGAGACTTCCGAGAACCCCGATCTCTCCTTTTTGAGCGCCATGATCGACCACCAACGCGTGAGCGTGGCCGTGCTGGCCGAGTCTCGCGCCTCGGCCGATCATTCCGAGCTTTCCGATCTCGCCCGAGTGTTGCTCGAGGTCCGCCAGCAGGAGATCGAGACGATGACCGCGCTGCTGGATGAAATCAGCGGTTCAGCAACATGA
- the gatA gene encoding Asp-tRNA(Asn)/Glu-tRNA(Gln) amidotransferase subunit GatA yields the protein MSELTNLSISEARLLLDSHKVSAAELTEAHLARADALEPTLRCHIELTPEVARAQAKAADVAIAAGAAGPLTGIPASIKDVLVTVDSHTTAGSQILKGYRSAYDATVVSKLRAAGATFIGKGNTDEFAMGSSTENSSFFPTRNPWDIERVPGGSSGGPAAAVASGETMFGLGSDTGGSIRQPAGFCGIVGLKPTYGRVSRLGLIAFASSLDQIGPFTRCVEDAALVLEAIAGHDPGDSTSSRNSVPAFHATLRSDLNGVKIGVAEEYTVAGMEPGVESAVSTALGELEALGAELVPISLPHTKYALPTYYITAPAEASANLARFDGVRFGLRIDSPTIKEMYERTRGEGFGSEVKRRIMLGTYALSSGYYDAYYVKAQKVRTLIKQDFDRAFEKVDVIVAPTSPTTAFRIGDRMDDPYQMYLADVFTIPANMAGIPGISLPCGFSNDLPVGLQFLGRAFDEATLLGVAHAYEQSQPWHAKRPKIAD from the coding sequence GTGAGCGAGCTGACAAACCTCTCGATCTCCGAAGCGCGGTTGCTGCTCGATTCCCACAAAGTTTCTGCGGCAGAACTCACCGAAGCGCACCTCGCACGCGCGGACGCCCTCGAACCGACCCTGCGGTGCCATATCGAGCTCACTCCAGAAGTCGCGCGTGCCCAGGCGAAAGCAGCGGACGTCGCAATCGCCGCCGGCGCCGCTGGTCCCTTGACCGGCATTCCCGCCTCGATCAAGGACGTGCTGGTCACGGTCGATTCCCACACAACTGCCGGATCGCAGATTCTCAAGGGGTATCGATCCGCGTATGACGCCACTGTCGTCAGCAAGCTTCGCGCCGCGGGCGCCACATTCATTGGGAAGGGCAACACTGACGAATTTGCCATGGGCTCATCGACGGAAAACTCCTCGTTCTTTCCGACGCGGAATCCCTGGGATATCGAGCGCGTGCCGGGCGGTTCATCGGGCGGTCCGGCCGCCGCAGTGGCATCGGGAGAAACCATGTTCGGCCTCGGGTCGGACACCGGTGGCTCCATCCGCCAACCAGCCGGCTTCTGTGGCATCGTCGGACTCAAACCAACCTATGGCCGCGTATCGCGCCTCGGACTGATCGCATTTGCGAGCAGTCTCGATCAGATCGGACCCTTCACACGCTGTGTCGAAGACGCCGCGCTTGTCCTCGAGGCCATTGCCGGCCACGATCCCGGGGATTCGACCAGCTCACGCAATTCTGTTCCTGCGTTTCACGCGACTCTCCGATCCGACCTGAACGGAGTGAAGATCGGGGTTGCGGAGGAATACACCGTCGCGGGTATGGAGCCCGGTGTCGAATCGGCAGTGTCGACTGCACTCGGCGAACTCGAGGCGTTGGGCGCCGAACTTGTGCCGATCTCGCTTCCACATACAAAGTACGCGCTTCCCACCTATTACATCACCGCGCCAGCCGAAGCCAGCGCGAATCTTGCGCGCTTCGATGGCGTCCGCTTTGGTCTTCGTATCGATTCCCCGACGATCAAGGAAATGTATGAGCGCACGCGGGGAGAAGGGTTTGGCAGCGAAGTCAAGCGCCGCATCATGCTCGGGACGTATGCGCTTAGTTCCGGTTACTACGATGCTTACTACGTCAAAGCCCAAAAGGTGCGAACGCTGATCAAGCAAGACTTCGACCGCGCGTTCGAAAAGGTCGATGTCATCGTTGCGCCGACATCTCCAACAACTGCGTTCCGCATCGGAGATCGAATGGACGATCCATACCAGATGTATCTCGCTGATGTGTTCACCATTCCGGCGAACATGGCGGGAATACCTGGCATCTCGTTGCCATGCGGTTTCTCGAACGATCTGCCAGTTGGTTTGCAGTTCCTCGGACGAGCGTTCGATGAAGCGACACTGCTCGGTGTTGCGCATGCATACGAGCAGTCTCAACCCTGGCATGCAAAGCGTCCAAAGATCGCTGACTAG
- the gatC gene encoding Asp-tRNA(Asn)/Glu-tRNA(Gln) amidotransferase subunit GatC has translation MALTLADVDHVATLARLGLTDAERERMRDQLSVILEHIGVLAELDTDAIPPTASVTQMTNVWRDDEVRPSFDEEAVFQNAPRAADNCFVVRTPLGGESESS, from the coding sequence ATGGCCCTGACGCTTGCCGACGTCGATCACGTCGCCACACTCGCGCGCCTTGGGTTGACCGACGCAGAGCGGGAACGGATGCGCGACCAGCTTTCGGTCATCCTGGAGCACATCGGTGTACTCGCCGAGCTCGACACCGACGCCATTCCACCAACCGCCTCGGTCACACAGATGACGAATGTCTGGCGAGACGACGAGGTGCGACCGTCGTTCGACGAGGAAGCTGTCTTCCAGAATGCGCCTCGGGCCGCGGACAACTGCTTCGTCGTGCGCACACCGCTGGGCGGAGAAAGCGAGTCGTCGTGA